A genomic window from Thermococcus nautili includes:
- the rpsB gene encoding 30S ribosomal protein S2 yields MEEYLVPLDQYLAAGVHIGTQQKTQDMKKFIYRVRQDGLYVLDVRKTDERLKVAGKFLAKFDPESILAVSVRLYGQKPVKKFGEVTGARAIPGRFLPGTMTNPQVKNFFEPDVIIVTDPRADHQAMKEAVEIGIPIVALVDTENFLSYVDLAIPTNNKGRKALALIYWILAREILYNRKEIESREDFKVPVEDFEMRIVRT; encoded by the coding sequence ATGGAGGAGTATCTCGTTCCACTCGACCAGTATCTGGCAGCGGGTGTCCACATCGGCACCCAGCAGAAGACCCAGGACATGAAGAAGTTCATCTACCGCGTCAGGCAGGATGGCCTCTACGTCCTCGACGTTAGGAAGACCGACGAGAGGCTCAAGGTCGCTGGCAAGTTCCTGGCCAAGTTCGACCCGGAGAGCATCCTCGCTGTCAGCGTCAGGCTCTACGGCCAGAAGCCCGTCAAGAAGTTCGGCGAGGTCACCGGTGCCAGGGCCATTCCAGGCCGTTTCCTCCCGGGAACCATGACCAACCCGCAGGTCAAGAACTTCTTCGAGCCGGACGTCATCATCGTCACCGACCCGAGGGCCGACCACCAGGCCATGAAGGAGGCCGTTGAGATTGGAATACCGATAGTTGCCCTCGTTGACACTGAGAACTTCCTCAGCTACGTTGACCTCGCAATCCCGACCAACAACAAGGGTAGGAAGGCCCTCGCGCTCATCTACTGGATACTCGCAAGGGAGATACTCTACAACAGGAAGGAAATCGAGAGCAGGGAGGACTTCAAGGTTCCCGTTGAGGACTTCGA